One segment of Myxococcales bacterium DNA contains the following:
- a CDS encoding serine/threonine protein kinase — MARGRLTEHEALVYTRGIASALSAAHALGIVHRDLKPDNIFLVRDPDMVGGLRPKILDFGIAKVAEAQRVGGSSKTRTGAVLGTPTYMSPEQCRGTGDIDHRSDLYSVGCILYEMLVGRPPFSSEGIGEVLGMHLYMAPVPPSETGVVVSAAAENLILSLCRRSPRIACSRPPIWRACSARARCQRSRTRARRPWRAWACTRRRRRC, encoded by the coding sequence GTGGCGCGTGGGCGCCTGACCGAGCACGAGGCGCTGGTCTACACCCGCGGCATCGCCAGCGCGCTGTCGGCGGCGCACGCGCTGGGCATCGTCCACCGCGATCTCAAGCCCGACAACATCTTCCTGGTGCGCGACCCCGACATGGTCGGCGGCCTGCGCCCGAAGATCCTCGACTTCGGCATCGCCAAGGTGGCCGAGGCCCAGCGGGTCGGCGGCTCGTCGAAGACCCGGACCGGCGCGGTGCTGGGCACGCCGACGTACATGAGCCCGGAGCAGTGCCGCGGCACCGGCGACATCGACCACCGGTCGGATCTGTACTCGGTCGGCTGCATCCTCTACGAGATGCTGGTCGGTCGCCCGCCGTTCTCGTCCGAGGGCATCGGCGAGGTGCTGGGCATGCACCTGTACATGGCGCCGGTGCCGCCGTCGGAGACCGGCGTCGTCGTCAGCGCCGCGGCCGAGAACCTGATCCTCTCGCTTTGCAGAAGAAGCCCGAGGATCGCGTGCAGTCGGCCGCCGATCTGGCGCGCCTGCTCGGCCAGGGCTCGATGCCAGCGATCTCGCACTCGGGCGCGCAGACCGTGGCGGGCATGGGCATGCACACGCCGCCGCCGCCGCTGTTGA